In Persicimonas caeni, a single window of DNA contains:
- a CDS encoding xanthine dehydrogenase family protein molybdopterin-binding subunit produces MNRRDFLRVSLLGGGAFLMGVSFAGCANPAVRRMQKTVESNGAFQPNAYVTVTPDDRVLVGIGKSEMGQGVFTHHAMLVAEELEVDLDRVEPFHAEAGPEFHTLGMQMTGGSTSVSDTYEPFRRAAATARVMFVAAAAQEWGCRPGECEAREGAVHHKKSGRTLRYGELTRAAAQQEIPDDVALKKPEDFKVLGKPKKRVDLLDKVTGKAEFGLDFEVDGMVKALVIRPPVIGQRAKSFDADKARAMQGIVDIFAFDRGVAVVAEKYWQAKRAAPHVEVRWGRSPLEKFSTDDLRKAAREREDLDDEGVVMRHDGDVDDAFDEAAKVVEASYEAPYLAHAPLEPQNGTAYVQKDRVDIWAPVQWQSAVQGDVARLVGVDRDQVHVHTTMLGGGFGRRLVIDYIIEAVLLSRELGKPVQVVWSREDDTKGGYYRPFSHTRMRGALDAKGNPTAVSYHSMSQSLLDLDEWLPTMLPEWVPRVTKMMMARTMQNAVDSDSLPNVLATEGAFDANYKIPNWKVAYTQIHLDVPVSFWRSVGHSFNAFVVESFIDELAHAAQKDPYAFRRRLLADDPRKLAVLDRAAKMGGWGTALDDGWGRGIAVHKSFGSYCAQVIEAGVFDGEIQVRRVACAIDCGLALNPDVVASQMESCIAQGLSAAIWQKIDFEDGRVAQANFDTFPFIRMHQVPQIDVAVVDSDEDPTGVGEPGLPPVAPALAGAVFAATGKRLRKMPFVDALEEA; encoded by the coding sequence ATGAATCGGCGCGATTTCTTGAGAGTCTCGCTCCTCGGCGGCGGCGCGTTCTTGATGGGCGTGTCGTTCGCCGGCTGCGCCAATCCGGCCGTGCGCCGGATGCAGAAGACGGTCGAGTCGAACGGCGCCTTCCAGCCGAACGCCTATGTCACCGTCACGCCCGACGACCGCGTGCTCGTGGGTATCGGCAAGTCCGAGATGGGCCAAGGCGTGTTCACCCACCACGCGATGCTCGTCGCCGAAGAGCTCGAGGTCGACCTCGACCGGGTCGAGCCGTTTCACGCCGAGGCCGGCCCAGAGTTCCACACGCTCGGCATGCAGATGACCGGCGGCTCGACGTCGGTCAGCGACACCTACGAGCCGTTCCGTCGCGCGGCGGCCACCGCGCGGGTGATGTTCGTGGCCGCGGCCGCCCAAGAGTGGGGATGCCGCCCGGGTGAATGCGAGGCGCGCGAAGGCGCGGTCCACCACAAAAAGTCGGGCCGCACGCTGCGCTACGGCGAGCTTACCCGAGCGGCGGCGCAGCAAGAGATTCCCGACGACGTTGCGCTCAAGAAGCCCGAAGACTTCAAGGTCCTCGGCAAGCCCAAAAAGCGCGTCGACCTCCTCGACAAGGTCACCGGCAAGGCCGAGTTCGGCCTCGACTTCGAGGTCGACGGCATGGTCAAGGCGCTGGTGATTCGTCCGCCGGTCATCGGCCAACGCGCCAAGTCCTTCGACGCCGACAAGGCGCGCGCGATGCAGGGCATCGTCGACATCTTCGCCTTCGACCGCGGTGTGGCCGTCGTCGCCGAGAAGTACTGGCAGGCCAAGCGCGCCGCGCCCCACGTCGAGGTGCGTTGGGGCCGCTCGCCGCTCGAGAAGTTTAGCACCGACGACCTCCGCAAGGCCGCCCGCGAGCGCGAGGACCTCGACGACGAAGGCGTGGTCATGCGCCACGACGGCGACGTCGACGACGCTTTCGACGAGGCCGCCAAGGTCGTCGAGGCGAGCTACGAGGCGCCCTATCTGGCCCACGCGCCGCTCGAGCCGCAAAACGGCACCGCCTACGTCCAAAAAGACCGCGTCGACATCTGGGCGCCGGTCCAGTGGCAGTCGGCCGTCCAGGGCGACGTCGCCCGGCTGGTCGGCGTCGACCGCGACCAGGTCCACGTGCACACCACGATGCTCGGCGGCGGCTTCGGCCGCAGGCTCGTCATCGACTACATCATCGAGGCCGTGCTCCTCTCCCGGGAGCTCGGCAAGCCCGTGCAGGTCGTCTGGAGCCGCGAGGACGACACCAAGGGCGGCTACTACCGCCCCTTTTCACACACCCGCATGCGCGGGGCGCTCGACGCCAAGGGCAACCCGACCGCGGTGAGCTATCACTCGATGTCGCAGTCACTGCTCGACCTCGACGAGTGGCTCCCCACGATGCTCCCCGAGTGGGTGCCGCGGGTGACCAAGATGATGATGGCGCGCACGATGCAAAACGCCGTCGACAGCGACTCGCTGCCCAATGTCCTGGCCACCGAGGGCGCCTTCGACGCCAACTACAAGATCCCCAACTGGAAGGTCGCCTACACCCAGATTCATCTGGACGTGCCGGTCAGCTTCTGGCGCTCGGTGGGCCACTCGTTCAACGCCTTCGTCGTCGAGAGCTTCATCGACGAGCTCGCCCACGCCGCCCAGAAAGACCCGTACGCGTTTCGCCGCCGGCTGCTCGCCGACGACCCACGCAAGCTCGCGGTGCTCGACCGCGCCGCCAAGATGGGCGGCTGGGGTACCGCCCTCGACGATGGCTGGGGCCGCGGGATTGCGGTGCACAAGTCGTTCGGCTCGTACTGCGCTCAGGTCATCGAGGCGGGCGTCTTCGACGGCGAGATTCAGGTGCGCCGCGTCGCCTGCGCCATCGACTGTGGACTGGCGCTCAACCCCGACGTGGTCGCCTCCCAGATGGAGAGCTGCATCGCTCAAGGGTTGTCGGCGGCTATCTGGCAGAAGATCGACTTCGAGGACGGCCGAGTAGCGCAGGCCAACTTCGACACCTTCCCGTTTATCCGCATGCACCAGGTTCCGCAGATCGACGTCGCCGTGGTCGACAGCGACGAAGACCCCACCGGCGTCGGCGAGCCGGGCTTGCCGCCGGTCGCCCCCGCGCTGGCCGGCGCGGTCTTTGCCGCCACCGGCAAACGCCTGCGCAAAATGCCCTTTGTCGACGCGCTCGAGGAGGCTTGA
- a CDS encoding XdhC family protein: MALLDQILEAYGPRRPAVLGTVVDLLGSGYRRPGARILIFDDGGHVGAISGGCLEKDVARNARAWVEDGPKTVLFDTRSNRFEPVGKYGTGCEGVVHLFLQPMPSPPSPSQQGLDPLAQLAELRAAGQDAVLVTAYACTDDDAPLGCVAVVGGASQQWADEFPHALRPALSQAAEQTLQDQRTAGLELEHEGATWRFLVEYARPPLELVVVGTGADAAALVQVARPLGWRIRVIGTDPLKLDRPGFAGADTVCLTSAAQAAEVEVGRHSYVVQMTHHFEQDARMLPHWLASPAPYVGLLGPKSRTARLMTQLHEEGALPDAGQIDKLATPVGLDLGGEDPYEVAVSIVSQIVARKNGRDGGPLSKRNAPIHEPHRVQTHTREVES; this comes from the coding sequence ATGGCGTTGCTCGATCAAATCCTAGAAGCCTACGGCCCTCGCCGCCCGGCTGTGCTCGGCACGGTCGTCGACCTGCTCGGGTCGGGCTACCGGCGGCCGGGCGCGCGAATCCTCATCTTCGACGACGGCGGCCACGTGGGCGCCATCAGCGGCGGCTGCCTCGAAAAGGACGTCGCTCGCAACGCCCGCGCCTGGGTCGAAGACGGCCCCAAGACCGTGCTCTTCGACACGCGCTCGAACCGCTTCGAGCCGGTGGGCAAATACGGCACGGGCTGCGAAGGCGTCGTGCATCTCTTCTTGCAGCCGATGCCCTCACCGCCGTCGCCCTCACAACAAGGCCTCGACCCGCTCGCACAACTCGCCGAGCTTCGCGCGGCCGGCCAAGACGCGGTGCTCGTCACGGCCTACGCCTGCACCGACGACGACGCCCCGCTCGGCTGCGTCGCCGTGGTCGGAGGGGCATCACAGCAGTGGGCCGACGAGTTCCCGCACGCGCTTCGCCCCGCCCTCTCGCAAGCTGCCGAGCAAACGCTTCAAGACCAACGCACCGCCGGCCTCGAGCTCGAGCACGAAGGCGCCACCTGGCGCTTTTTGGTCGAGTACGCGCGCCCGCCGCTCGAGTTGGTCGTGGTGGGTACCGGCGCCGACGCCGCGGCGCTCGTGCAGGTCGCACGCCCCCTCGGCTGGCGCATTCGAGTCATCGGAACCGACCCGCTCAAGCTCGACCGCCCCGGGTTTGCCGGCGCCGACACCGTCTGCTTGACGAGCGCCGCGCAGGCCGCCGAGGTCGAGGTCGGCCGGCATAGCTACGTGGTGCAGATGACCCACCACTTCGAGCAGGACGCGCGCATGCTGCCGCATTGGCTGGCCTCGCCGGCGCCCTACGTCGGGCTTTTGGGGCCGAAGAGCCGCACGGCTCGGCTGATGACCCAACTGCACGAAGAAGGCGCGCTGCCCGACGCGGGCCAAATCGACAAACTCGCCACGCCCGTCGGGCTCGACCTGGGCGGCGAAGACCCGTACGAGGTCGCCGTGTCGATCGTCTCGCAGATCGTCGCGCGCAAAAACGGCCGCGACGGCGGCCCGTTGTCCAAGCGAAACGCTCCGATTCACGAGCCGCATCGAGTTCAGACGCACACCCGCGAGGTCGAATCATGA
- a CDS encoding nucleotidyltransferase family protein, which translates to MTETTRAIILAAGASTRMGRPKALLRVDGQTLLERAVEQARKAGAEPLVVLGADAERIRPHVGDIQVLVNPNWQSGMGTSIAWGISALSGQTERALIVAVDQPNVDAELLAELVDACDDTVDAAATRYANGVVGVPACFGRACFEALRALDADRGARDLLRSDEFEVAEVPTADAGVDVDTPEQWRAFQESQEA; encoded by the coding sequence ATGACCGAGACGACACGCGCCATCATCCTCGCCGCCGGCGCCTCGACGCGCATGGGCCGACCCAAGGCGCTGCTTCGCGTCGACGGCCAGACGCTGCTCGAGCGCGCGGTCGAGCAGGCCCGAAAGGCCGGCGCCGAGCCGCTGGTCGTCCTCGGCGCAGACGCCGAACGTATCCGGCCGCACGTCGGCGACATCCAAGTACTCGTCAACCCGAACTGGCAGAGCGGCATGGGCACGTCCATCGCGTGGGGCATCAGCGCGCTGTCGGGGCAGACCGAGCGCGCGCTCATCGTCGCCGTCGACCAGCCGAACGTGGACGCCGAGTTGTTGGCTGAGCTTGTCGACGCTTGCGACGACACAGTCGACGCCGCGGCGACCCGCTACGCAAACGGTGTGGTCGGCGTGCCGGCCTGCTTCGGGCGAGCGTGCTTTGAAGCGCTTCGAGCGCTCGACGCCGACCGCGGCGCGCGTGACCTACTGCGCTCGGACGAGTTCGAAGTCGCCGAGGTCCCGACGGCGGACGCAGGCGTCGACGTCGATACGCCCGAGCAGTGGAGAGCTTTTCAGGAGTCCCAGGAAGCATGA
- a CDS encoding metal-dependent hydrolase, with the protein MDSITQAALGAVIGEAVVGHKAGKKGAIWGAVLATIPDLDVVVNPLLETTEQIAFHRGPSHSIFLLVIAGFGVGWLLDRRYGDCDAGVSRRDWVTMALLAFLSQPFLDVLTSYGTYLFWPISRNPHAFSSVSIIDPIYTFTLLISLAVALFPKTHPAWRPWATRIGLALSTGYLGLTMIVKLHVGQVFTDELDRQSITYERFEEMPAILNSVLWVGMADSDDDVYVGLYSLLDDDREIDFQRIDKNKELLEPYRGDVRVERLVRFSRGLYTVSPTDDGLLYEDLHVGRQDFWLSDDAPTIFRWELVLDADGQIEEVRRMPERGDINGDTVDRYFDRVLGE; encoded by the coding sequence TTGGACTCCATCACGCAAGCCGCGCTCGGCGCGGTCATCGGCGAAGCAGTGGTCGGCCATAAGGCCGGCAAAAAAGGTGCTATCTGGGGCGCGGTTCTGGCGACGATTCCCGACCTCGACGTCGTGGTCAACCCGCTGCTCGAGACGACCGAGCAGATCGCGTTTCACCGCGGGCCGAGCCACTCGATCTTCTTGCTGGTGATTGCCGGATTCGGCGTCGGCTGGCTGCTCGACCGGCGCTACGGCGACTGCGATGCAGGGGTAAGCCGGCGCGACTGGGTGACGATGGCGTTGCTGGCGTTCTTGTCGCAGCCTTTTCTGGACGTGCTCACCTCCTACGGCACGTATCTGTTCTGGCCCATCAGTCGCAACCCGCACGCGTTCAGCTCGGTGTCGATCATCGACCCCATCTACACGTTTACGTTGCTGATTTCACTGGCGGTCGCCCTCTTCCCCAAGACACACCCCGCCTGGCGGCCGTGGGCGACGCGCATCGGTTTGGCGCTGTCGACCGGCTATTTAGGCCTGACGATGATCGTCAAGCTACACGTGGGCCAGGTTTTCACCGACGAGCTCGACCGGCAATCGATCACCTACGAGCGCTTCGAGGAGATGCCCGCCATCTTGAACAGTGTGTTGTGGGTAGGCATGGCCGACAGCGACGACGACGTCTACGTGGGCCTCTACTCGCTGCTCGACGACGACCGAGAGATCGACTTCCAACGCATCGACAAGAACAAGGAGCTGCTCGAGCCGTACCGCGGTGACGTGCGCGTCGAGCGCCTCGTGCGCTTCTCGCGCGGCCTCTACACCGTCTCGCCGACTGACGACGGCCTGCTGTACGAAGACCTGCACGTCGGGCGCCAGGACTTCTGGCTGAGCGACGACGCGCCGACGATCTTTCGCTGGGAGCTCGTGCTCGACGCGGACGGCCAAATCGAGGAGGTCCGCCGGATGCCCGAGCGCGGCGACATCAACGGCGACACGGTCGATCGGTATTTCGACCGGGTGCTCGGGGAGTAG
- a CDS encoding amidohydrolase family protein — MARQFADLHCHPTMFGFHRLRNDPEAEADPDRFHPWHVHEPNFEHMRRGKRAAQYSQCCFPQLAHSDTRLVFASITPIERGFFQGSDEEVGNFVPELLELVSGVTIAKSAAKLVRGKPFAAARELLGVARNRGPVRALIHRTFLKYGKQRVEHLLSRDYDYWEEFEREYDFLRRRNGDKERVEVPIPSEEGRREVDGCYHLVDGPDTFESVARQGDDVAVLLSIEGGHVFSIGPDGRRVDEATIFERIRRLKDLEHPVFYLTLAHHFDNGICGHARSLIDLANLVMDQRPRMHEGFEPDGDLGLRVVRELLDLDDALQDRGGRRILIDTRHMSPRTRQQYYNEVVRPYNARHADKSARERRRFPKIPVISSHSAHTGVRHLSELVANAEHENDHWHRNPFYAWGLNTADEDVRMVHQSEGLYGVSFDQRIVGVPPFQKVPEHQWPHIMLNQIFGVVDVIMDDDRLSPASKRTIWDRICIGSDFDGMIDPVSRYSTAVDFRTFADDLRRLFRKYRHTRMIEQIGVDELVEKIAWKNAYAFARRHLPSVVGG; from the coding sequence ATGGCACGCCAATTCGCCGATCTGCACTGTCACCCGACCATGTTCGGCTTCCACCGCTTGCGCAACGATCCCGAGGCGGAGGCCGACCCCGACCGCTTCCACCCCTGGCATGTGCACGAGCCGAACTTCGAGCATATGCGCCGGGGAAAGCGCGCCGCCCAATACTCGCAGTGCTGCTTTCCGCAGCTCGCCCACAGCGACACGCGGCTGGTTTTCGCGTCGATCACGCCCATCGAGCGGGGGTTCTTTCAGGGGAGTGACGAGGAGGTGGGCAATTTCGTGCCCGAGCTGCTCGAGCTCGTCTCGGGGGTGACCATCGCCAAGAGCGCAGCCAAGCTTGTGCGCGGAAAGCCCTTTGCAGCCGCGCGCGAGTTGCTCGGTGTGGCCCGAAACCGTGGGCCGGTGCGCGCGCTGATCCACCGGACCTTCCTGAAGTACGGCAAGCAGCGCGTCGAGCACCTGTTGTCGCGAGACTACGACTACTGGGAGGAGTTCGAGCGCGAGTACGACTTTTTGCGCCGGCGAAACGGCGACAAAGAGCGCGTCGAGGTGCCCATCCCGAGCGAGGAGGGCCGGCGCGAGGTCGACGGCTGCTATCACCTCGTCGACGGGCCGGACACCTTCGAGAGCGTGGCCAGGCAGGGCGACGACGTCGCGGTGCTTCTCTCCATCGAGGGCGGACACGTCTTCAGCATCGGGCCCGACGGCAGGCGCGTCGACGAGGCGACGATCTTCGAGCGCATCCGGCGCCTCAAGGACCTCGAGCATCCCGTCTTCTACCTGACGCTCGCCCACCACTTCGACAACGGCATCTGCGGCCACGCCCGAAGCCTCATCGACCTGGCGAACCTGGTCATGGACCAGCGCCCGCGGATGCACGAGGGCTTCGAGCCCGACGGCGACTTGGGGCTGCGGGTCGTGCGCGAACTGCTCGACCTCGACGACGCGCTGCAAGACCGCGGCGGCCGACGCATCCTCATCGACACCCGCCACATGAGCCCGCGCACCCGCCAGCAGTACTATAACGAGGTCGTGCGGCCTTATAACGCTCGCCACGCCGACAAGAGCGCGCGCGAGCGGCGGCGCTTCCCGAAGATTCCGGTCATCTCGAGCCACTCGGCGCACACCGGCGTGCGCCACCTGTCAGAGCTCGTTGCCAACGCCGAGCATGAGAACGACCACTGGCACCGCAACCCGTTCTACGCCTGGGGGCTGAACACCGCCGACGAAGACGTGCGCATGGTCCACCAATCCGAGGGCCTGTACGGCGTGAGCTTCGACCAACGCATCGTCGGCGTCCCGCCGTTCCAGAAGGTGCCCGAGCATCAGTGGCCTCATATCATGCTCAACCAGATCTTCGGGGTGGTCGACGTCATCATGGACGACGACCGGCTGAGCCCAGCCTCCAAGCGCACGATCTGGGACCGCATCTGCATCGGCAGCGACTTCGACGGCATGATCGACCCGGTCAGTCGCTACAGCACCGCGGTCGACTTTCGCACCTTCGCCGACGACCTTCGCCGTCTCTTTCGCAAGTACAGGCACACGCGCATGATCGAGCAAATCGGGGTGGACGAGTTGGTCGAGAAGATCGCGTGGAAGAACGCCTACGCGTTTGCGCGACGGCATTTGCCGTCGGTGGTGGGTGGGTAA
- a CDS encoding (2Fe-2S)-binding protein: MKFKVNGKEVTVDVPEDVPLLWVLREELGLKGTKFGCGKALCGACTVHVDGKPRRSCVIGAGDVEGKSVTTIESLADGDELHAVQKAWVEGNVLQCGYCQSGQIMQAVALLRANPEPTDDDIDAAMSANLCRCGTYPRIRKAVHRAAELMKEDT; encoded by the coding sequence ATGAAGTTCAAGGTCAACGGAAAGGAAGTCACCGTCGACGTCCCCGAGGACGTCCCGCTCTTGTGGGTGTTGCGCGAGGAGTTGGGGCTCAAGGGTACCAAGTTCGGCTGCGGCAAGGCGTTGTGCGGCGCGTGCACGGTCCACGTCGACGGCAAGCCTCGCCGCTCCTGTGTGATTGGCGCGGGCGACGTCGAGGGCAAGTCGGTCACCACCATCGAGAGCCTGGCCGACGGCGACGAGCTGCACGCGGTGCAGAAGGCGTGGGTCGAGGGCAACGTGCTCCAATGCGGCTACTGCCAGTCGGGCCAGATCATGCAGGCGGTCGCCCTGCTTCGGGCCAACCCCGAGCCGACCGACGACGATATCGACGCGGCGATGTCGGCCAACTTGTGCCGGTGCGGGACCTACCCGCGCATCCGCAAGGCGGTCCACCGCGCGGCCGAGTTGATGAAGGAGGACACATGA
- a CDS encoding Ig-like domain-containing protein, with protein sequence MLFRSTRLVAATAALTAFINACQYDPQHNESPDAGLDAAASVDGSGDRAAAAVQTRRNELSSVFQTGDRWTFFGGLEDAHVGRSVGTGDFNGDGYADALVYRRDPANFRTSVDLYLGSATGLANTPVWSNNDNYLSAGAEAVASAGDVNGDGFDDIVTGGGSIHVYFGSSSGPSNSADWSFTTGPSTALGGAAQAVASAGDVNGDGFDDIVAGNPRADDGETDEGVAVVFYGSSTGPSSSPDWTMHIDEAGAEFGHSVASAGDVNADGFDDLIVGAPEHPDFTNEPGFAFVFHGSSTGLRPKAPMTHPADTLLKGPANHGIGDSVAAAGDVNADGFDDVIVGAECSNSSCNGFVRVYFGSSTGLQTGLSTYWSELSPAQDARFGAAVASAGDVNADGYDDLLVGAPYYRPSGLFGDSAGALYVYLGGANGASLGWKVESPEDHALLGSTVAAGDFNGDGLSDILGGAPTYEDTEPNEGAALAYYAQPVHALDVSETTDENTPITIQLRGRVPANTTPTYAITSSPTDGGVLSQLDPAAGTVLYTPNTEQTVYDEFTYTVSDGTTTSGPATVTVRVDSVDDPPVANPDSATTPEGQSVLIDVMANDTDADDDMAYVIIHSVGTASNGTTSIQGDQIQYTPDSGFVGTDTFDYTIESSTLRSHRKTATGTVTVDVTLVNGPPNAVDDSATVDEDQSVTIDVLQNDSDPDGDALTIDSVTSPTHGQAVVQNGQIEYTPPADYAGQDTFDYTISDAHGETATASVSVAVTPINDAPVAADDAASTVEDTVVLVDVLQNDADPEGDSLSIVSVGAAANGSASEVSGQVQYTPNPDFNGTDSFAYTVGDGNGGQATATVTITVTATNDAPTAADDTATVDEDQSVIIDVLANDGDPEGDPLTIDAVGAPTNGVATAQSGQVEYVPNADFSGSDSFTYSISDGNGGSDSATVSVTVQPVNDPPTLVAPTPTTDLFVVLGTELRFTIAATDVDGPQLVYNVVPRPTGSSMNRQTGEFSWRPTPGQLGLHPVSLHAWDTRSVPTQRNIMITVVEPDADGDGVHFDDDDCPNQAGSAPNGCPIDGDVGVDAGADAGVDAGTDAGGDTGPDVGADIGQDIGQDIGQDTGQDTGQDIGQDIGQDTGQDVSQDVGQDPGEDVGEQDTSQGQDTSGDDVSQADAGTDAEADSEVDSGPQQDTGSEDASPEDTGPEDTGSEDASSEDASSEDTGSDTGSSPDAMVVIENPPPSEGCACDTSNGTPSDAVPAVFVLLGLVGLRMRSTRHARLD encoded by the coding sequence ATGTTGTTTAGAAGCACTCGTCTCGTAGCGGCGACCGCCGCTCTGACCGCCTTTATCAATGCATGCCAATACGACCCGCAGCACAATGAAAGCCCCGATGCTGGGCTCGATGCTGCGGCGTCGGTCGACGGCAGCGGTGACAGAGCGGCCGCGGCGGTTCAGACGCGCCGAAACGAGCTCTCCTCCGTGTTCCAGACGGGCGACCGTTGGACCTTCTTCGGCGGACTCGAAGACGCCCACGTCGGCCGCTCGGTCGGCACCGGTGACTTCAACGGTGATGGCTACGCCGATGCGCTGGTCTATCGGCGCGACCCGGCCAACTTCCGCACCTCCGTCGACCTCTACCTCGGGTCGGCCACCGGCTTGGCCAACACACCGGTGTGGAGCAACAACGACAATTATCTGAGCGCCGGGGCCGAGGCGGTGGCTTCGGCCGGCGACGTCAACGGCGACGGCTTCGACGATATCGTCACCGGCGGCGGGTCGATCCACGTCTACTTCGGCTCGTCGAGCGGCCCATCCAACTCGGCTGACTGGAGCTTCACGACGGGCCCCAGCACGGCGCTGGGCGGTGCCGCCCAGGCCGTCGCCTCCGCCGGCGACGTCAACGGCGACGGCTTCGACGATATCGTCGCAGGCAACCCGAGGGCCGACGACGGCGAGACCGACGAAGGCGTCGCGGTGGTCTTCTACGGCTCGTCGACCGGGCCGAGCTCTTCGCCGGACTGGACGATGCACATCGACGAAGCGGGCGCCGAGTTCGGCCACTCGGTCGCCTCGGCCGGCGACGTCAACGCCGACGGCTTCGACGACCTCATCGTCGGCGCGCCAGAGCATCCCGATTTTACCAACGAGCCCGGCTTTGCCTTCGTCTTTCACGGCTCGTCGACCGGTCTGCGCCCGAAAGCGCCGATGACCCACCCTGCGGACACGCTGTTGAAGGGTCCCGCCAATCACGGCATAGGTGACTCGGTCGCCGCGGCCGGCGACGTCAACGCCGACGGCTTCGACGACGTCATCGTCGGCGCCGAATGCTCCAATTCGTCGTGCAACGGCTTCGTGCGCGTGTACTTCGGCTCGAGCACGGGCCTTCAAACCGGCCTGTCGACCTACTGGTCAGAGTTGAGCCCCGCCCAAGACGCCCGCTTTGGCGCGGCGGTCGCCTCGGCCGGCGACGTCAACGCCGACGGCTACGACGACCTGCTCGTCGGCGCCCCCTACTACAGACCCTCGGGTCTCTTTGGAGACAGCGCCGGCGCGCTCTACGTCTACCTAGGCGGCGCCAACGGCGCGTCGCTCGGCTGGAAGGTCGAGTCGCCCGAAGACCACGCGCTGCTTGGCTCCACGGTCGCCGCGGGTGATTTCAACGGCGACGGCCTGAGCGACATCCTCGGTGGCGCACCGACCTACGAGGACACCGAGCCCAACGAAGGCGCGGCGCTCGCCTACTACGCCCAGCCGGTCCACGCGCTCGACGTCTCCGAAACCACCGACGAGAACACACCCATCACCATCCAATTGCGCGGGCGCGTTCCGGCAAACACGACGCCGACTTACGCCATCACCTCCTCTCCGACCGACGGTGGCGTTCTCAGCCAACTCGATCCGGCCGCCGGCACGGTGTTGTACACACCGAATACCGAGCAGACCGTCTATGACGAGTTCACCTACACCGTTTCGGACGGCACGACGACCTCCGGGCCGGCCACCGTGACGGTGCGCGTCGACTCGGTCGACGACCCGCCCGTGGCCAACCCCGACTCGGCGACGACCCCCGAAGGACAGAGCGTGCTCATCGACGTCATGGCCAACGACACGGACGCCGACGATGACATGGCTTACGTCATCATCCATTCCGTCGGCACAGCCTCCAACGGCACCACGTCGATTCAGGGTGACCAGATTCAGTACACGCCCGACAGCGGTTTCGTGGGCACGGACACCTTCGACTACACCATCGAGAGCAGCACGCTGCGCTCGCATCGCAAGACCGCGACAGGGACGGTGACCGTCGACGTGACGCTGGTCAACGGGCCGCCGAACGCGGTCGACGACTCGGCGACGGTCGACGAGGACCAGTCGGTCACGATTGACGTTCTCCAGAACGACTCCGACCCCGACGGCGACGCCCTGACCATCGATTCGGTCACGTCGCCCACGCATGGCCAGGCGGTCGTTCAAAACGGGCAGATTGAGTACACTCCGCCGGCGGATTACGCCGGCCAAGACACTTTCGACTACACCATCAGCGACGCGCATGGAGAGACGGCCACGGCGAGCGTCTCGGTGGCGGTGACGCCGATCAACGATGCGCCCGTGGCGGCCGACGACGCGGCCTCGACCGTTGAGGACACCGTGGTACTCGTCGACGTGCTTCAAAACGACGCCGATCCCGAGGGTGACTCGCTCTCGATTGTCAGCGTCGGCGCTGCGGCCAACGGCTCCGCCTCGGAGGTATCTGGACAGGTTCAGTACACGCCCAACCCCGACTTTAACGGCACCGACTCGTTCGCCTACACCGTGGGCGACGGCAACGGCGGCCAAGCGACGGCCACGGTGACGATCACGGTCACGGCGACCAACGACGCACCGACGGCGGCCGACGACACGGCCACGGTGGACGAGGACCAGTCGGTCATCATCGACGTGCTCGCCAACGACGGCGATCCGGAGGGCGACCCGCTCACCATCGACGCGGTCGGCGCGCCGACGAACGGCGTCGCCACCGCTCAGTCGGGGCAAGTCGAGTATGTGCCCAATGCCGATTTCTCCGGCAGCGACTCGTTCACCTACAGCATCAGCGACGGCAACGGCGGCAGCGATTCGGCGACGGTGTCGGTGACGGTCCAGCCGGTCAACGACCCGCCCACGCTGGTGGCGCCCACGCCGACGACCGACTTGTTCGTGGTGCTGGGAACCGAGCTTCGGTTTACGATCGCGGCCACCGACGTCGACGGCCCGCAGTTGGTCTACAACGTCGTGCCCCGCCCCACAGGCTCGTCGATGAACCGTCAGACCGGTGAATTTAGCTGGCGGCCGACGCCCGGCCAGCTCGGCCTGCATCCGGTCTCGCTGCACGCCTGGGACACCCGCTCGGTGCCGACGCAGCGAAATATCATGATCACGGTCGTCGAACCGGACGCCGACGGTGACGGTGTTCATTTCGATGACGACGACTGCCCCAACCAGGCAGGATCTGCGCCGAATGGTTGTCCCATCGACGGTGATGTCGGTGTGGACGCCGGAGCGGATGCAGGCGTGGACGCCGGAACGGATGCAGGTGGAGACACGGGCCCCGATGTGGGCGCGGACATCGGCCAAGACATCGGCCAAGACATCGGCCAAGATACCGGCCAAGATACCGGACAAGACATCGGACAAGACATCGGACAAGATACTGGACAAGATGTAAGCCAAGACGTCGGCCAGGATCCGGGCGAGGATGTCGGCGAGCAGGACACATCCCAGGGACAAGACACCTCCGGCGACGATGTCTCCCAAGCAGATGCCGGGACCGATGCCGAAGCCGACTCCGAAGTCGACTCCGGGCCGCAGCAAGACACCGGCTCCGAAGATGCCAGCCCCGAAGACACCGGCCCCGAAGACACCGGCTCCGAAGATGCCAGCTCCGAAGATGCCAGCTCCGAAGACACCGGCTCCGATACCGGTTCGAGCCCCGACGCCATGGTCGTGATCGAAAACCCGCCCCCCTCCGAGGGTTGTGCATGCGACACCTCGAACGGTACGCCCAGCGACGCGGTGCCGGCCGTTTTTGTTCTGCTCGGACTCGTCGGCCTGCGCATGCGCTCGACGCGCCATGCGCGGCTCGACTGA